In Brevibacillus brevis, a genomic segment contains:
- the lpdA gene encoding dihydrolipoyl dehydrogenase — translation MSQEFDLVVLGGGTGGYVAAIRASQLGMKVAIVEKEKLGGTCLHRGCIPSKALLRSAEVFATLKEADKFGVTAGDVGYDFAKIQGRKQGIIDQLYKGIQYLMKKGSITVFEGFGRVMGPSIFSPQAGAVRIEKENGEQEMIVPRFLLLATGSRPRTLPGLAIDGSYVVTSDEALQWEELPKSVVIVGGGVIGIEWASMLNDFGVEVTVVEYADRILPLEDEEVSKEMARLLKKRKVNIVTSAKVLPESLEKGEGRIMIQAETADGVHSFEAQKLLVSVGRQANVENIGLEATEIKVERGAVVVNEFYQTAEPHIYAIGDMIGGLQLAHVASHEGILAVEHMAGQHPHPMDYTKVPKCTYSRPEVANVGLTEKEAREQGYDVKVGKFSFKPLGKALVHGENDGFVKVVADAKTNDLLGVHMIGPHVTDMISEAGLARVLDATPWEIGMAIHPHPTLSEALMEAALAVDGKAIHN, via the coding sequence ATGTCTCAAGAGTTTGACCTGGTCGTTTTGGGCGGCGGAACCGGGGGCTACGTGGCAGCCATACGCGCTTCGCAGCTCGGGATGAAGGTGGCGATCGTCGAAAAGGAAAAGCTCGGCGGCACCTGCCTGCATCGCGGCTGCATTCCATCCAAAGCGCTGTTGCGCAGCGCCGAGGTCTTCGCCACTTTGAAGGAAGCAGACAAGTTCGGAGTCACTGCGGGCGATGTCGGCTACGATTTTGCCAAGATCCAGGGCCGCAAGCAAGGGATTATCGACCAGCTGTACAAAGGAATCCAGTATTTGATGAAAAAAGGAAGCATTACAGTCTTCGAAGGATTCGGCCGCGTCATGGGTCCATCGATCTTTTCCCCGCAAGCGGGGGCCGTCCGCATCGAAAAGGAAAACGGGGAACAGGAGATGATCGTTCCGCGGTTTCTTCTGCTTGCGACAGGATCGCGTCCGCGCACGCTCCCGGGCCTTGCCATTGATGGCTCCTATGTGGTCACCAGCGATGAGGCCCTGCAATGGGAGGAGCTGCCGAAATCGGTCGTCATCGTAGGCGGCGGCGTGATCGGCATCGAATGGGCGTCCATGCTGAACGACTTCGGTGTGGAGGTCACGGTAGTCGAGTATGCGGATCGCATTCTCCCGCTGGAAGACGAGGAAGTGAGCAAGGAAATGGCTCGCCTCCTGAAGAAGCGGAAGGTCAATATCGTCACGTCGGCAAAGGTTTTGCCCGAGTCGCTGGAGAAAGGCGAGGGGCGCATCATGATCCAGGCGGAGACAGCGGACGGCGTGCATTCGTTCGAAGCCCAGAAGCTGCTTGTTTCGGTCGGTCGTCAGGCCAATGTCGAGAACATCGGTCTGGAAGCGACGGAGATCAAAGTAGAGCGTGGGGCCGTTGTCGTGAACGAGTTTTATCAGACAGCCGAGCCGCACATTTACGCGATCGGCGATATGATCGGCGGCCTGCAGCTTGCCCATGTGGCATCCCACGAAGGGATTTTGGCTGTAGAGCACATGGCTGGTCAGCATCCTCATCCGATGGACTACACGAAAGTTCCCAAATGCACGTACAGCCGTCCCGAAGTGGCCAATGTCGGCCTGACGGAAAAAGAAGCACGGGAGCAGGGGTATGACGTAAAAGTCGGGAAATTCAGCTTCAAGCCGTTGGGAAAAGCGCTTGTGCACGGCGAGAACGATGGCTTCGTCAAAGTCGTGGCGGATGCCAAGACCAATGATCTGCTCGGCGTTCACATGATAGGGCCGCACGTGACGGACATGATTTCCGAAGCGGGCCTGGCCCGCGTACTGGACGCTACCCCGTGGGAGATCGGGATGGCGATCCATCCGCATCCGACTCTCTCGGAAGCGTTGATGGAAGCAGCGCTGGCGGTCGACGGCAAAGCGATTCACAATTAG
- a CDS encoding UDP-N-acetylmuramyl pentapeptide phosphotransferase, giving the protein MEVQWLIPAAVGIAVPVILHRPLCSYARHSLQKRGMLRANYQGRQVLTAGGVIVAGSILAALLPMLWIQGIVQSAPLRWREGALLGAGVAAAALWGWQDDCAADGRSKGFRGHFTALLRERRITSGMWKVWGGGSTGAAVALALSPETFWSWMVAASLLALSPNVLNLFDLRPVRAVKIFGLLLVTGGVVSFWAGGVTSLFAHGVWQLPVVASVCLWFRHDARESFMLGDTGANALGYCCGYFWVTATPLAAQAAMLLLFVAITIAAEFVSLSGWIERSAWLAWIDRWGRSAEPNE; this is encoded by the coding sequence ATGGAAGTGCAATGGCTGATCCCGGCCGCCGTCGGAATCGCGGTGCCGGTGATTCTGCACCGTCCGCTGTGCAGCTATGCCCGACACAGCCTGCAAAAACGGGGGATGCTGCGAGCCAATTACCAAGGGCGGCAGGTACTGACGGCTGGCGGCGTCATCGTCGCCGGTTCTATCCTGGCGGCACTGCTCCCGATGCTGTGGATCCAGGGGATTGTCCAGTCGGCCCCGCTTCGCTGGCGGGAAGGGGCACTCTTGGGAGCGGGGGTGGCTGCGGCGGCTCTGTGGGGATGGCAGGACGATTGTGCGGCGGACGGGCGGTCGAAAGGGTTTCGCGGCCATTTTACGGCCTTGCTTCGCGAGCGAAGAATCACCAGCGGGATGTGGAAGGTGTGGGGCGGCGGAAGTACCGGAGCTGCCGTAGCGTTGGCCCTTTCGCCTGAGACCTTCTGGAGCTGGATGGTTGCCGCTTCGCTGCTCGCTCTTTCTCCCAACGTTCTGAACTTGTTTGACCTGCGTCCGGTTCGGGCGGTAAAGATCTTCGGACTGCTGCTCGTGACCGGGGGGGTGGTCTCTTTCTGGGCAGGCGGCGTAACGAGCCTGTTTGCGCATGGGGTGTGGCAGCTCCCGGTCGTCGCATCGGTCTGTCTGTGGTTCCGCCATGACGCCAGAGAGAGCTTCATGCTGGGAGACACAGGAGCCAACGCGCTGGGATATTGCTGCGGCTACTTTTGGGTGACAGCGACTCCGCTTGCGGCTCAGGCAGCGATGCTTCTTTTGTTCGTAGCGATCACGATTGCAGCCGAATTCGTGTCTCTCTCAGGGTGGATCGAGCGGTCCGCATGGCTCGCGTGGATCGATCGGTGGGGCAGGTCGGCCGAGCCGAACGAATAA
- a CDS encoding DUF2627 domain-containing protein has product MIVQKVIALLIMVIPAAIAMFGIKLIRDAFFYSISSTTGFLWAKLILGILCFVIPVLFIAGFILHHDRKKNRVQPRFMVPEPDEDE; this is encoded by the coding sequence TTGATCGTTCAAAAAGTGATCGCGCTTCTGATCATGGTGATTCCGGCCGCGATCGCGATGTTCGGAATCAAGCTGATCCGGGATGCGTTCTTTTACTCCATTTCTTCCACGACCGGCTTTTTGTGGGCCAAGCTCATCTTGGGCATCCTGTGCTTTGTCATCCCCGTTCTGTTTATCGCCGGATTCATCTTGCATCACGACCGGAAAAAGAATCGGGTGCAGCCGCGCTTCATGGTACCGGAACCGGACGAAGACGAGTAG
- a CDS encoding sigma 54-interacting transcriptional regulator: MHKLLIVGAGRGGTALLRVLKQMERIEIVAVVDHRPDAPGLELARSFGIKTDVDYRPYLEADLDVILETTGDQEEYKHLRQLKTDKTVLIPGTFARIVMKLIRERDKLIAVMMQNERERETMLDSTHDAIIGVNRQGVITLFNKAAERLMGIEASEVLNTKVSERIPNTRLHIVLETGSPELNQEQVLPNQTRIITNRVPVRNERGEVVGAVAIFRDITEIMALAEEVTDLKELQSMLQAIIHSSDEAISVVDKNGNGLLINPAYTRLTGLTPDDILGKPATVDISEGESMHMQVLKTKKPVRGVPMKLGPKRKDVVVNVAPVMVDGELKGSVGVIHDVSEFKRLTEELEKAHRIIRTLEAKYSFADIIGYSEPMRAAIEQAKKAALTPATVLLRGESGTGKELFAHAIHNASERKYKQFIRVNCAAISESLLESELFGYEEGAFTGARRGGKRGLFEEASGGTIFLDEIGELSMSMQVMLLRVLQEREVVRVGGTKPIPIDVRIITATHVNLETAISAGKFREDLYYRLHVVPIHIPPLRQRLEDIKPLAMHLVRKNNLEYGRNVEEIDDETLQLLLSYHWPGNVRELENVLGRAMIHMRINERIILPEHLPPLERRLTSASSEIRSTASATGKTLKEAVEEAEREHILRELAAAGGNRTLAAKRLDISIRSLYYKLEKLGISEEEA; the protein is encoded by the coding sequence ATGCACAAGCTGCTCATCGTTGGCGCCGGACGCGGTGGAACCGCCCTCCTGCGCGTGCTGAAACAGATGGAACGGATCGAGATCGTCGCGGTAGTCGACCACCGGCCAGACGCCCCCGGCCTGGAGCTGGCGCGTTCGTTCGGCATCAAGACGGACGTCGATTACCGCCCGTACCTGGAAGCCGATCTGGACGTCATCCTGGAGACGACAGGGGACCAGGAGGAGTATAAGCATCTGCGCCAGCTCAAAACAGACAAGACCGTGCTCATACCCGGCACCTTCGCCCGCATCGTGATGAAGCTGATTCGCGAGCGGGACAAGCTGATTGCCGTCATGATGCAAAACGAGCGGGAGCGGGAGACGATGCTCGACTCGACGCACGATGCCATCATCGGGGTCAACCGGCAAGGCGTCATCACGCTGTTCAACAAGGCGGCTGAACGCCTCATGGGCATAGAAGCGAGCGAAGTGTTGAACACCAAAGTGTCGGAACGTATACCCAACACCCGGTTACATATCGTATTAGAGACGGGCTCTCCGGAGCTCAACCAAGAGCAGGTTTTGCCCAATCAGACCCGCATCATCACGAATCGCGTGCCCGTGAGAAACGAGCGCGGGGAAGTCGTGGGGGCGGTGGCCATTTTCCGGGATATCACCGAAATTATGGCCCTAGCAGAGGAAGTGACCGACCTCAAGGAGCTGCAAAGCATGCTGCAGGCGATCATCCATTCTTCCGATGAGGCGATTTCGGTGGTGGACAAGAACGGAAACGGTCTATTGATCAATCCGGCATACACGCGCCTCACCGGACTGACACCCGACGACATCCTCGGAAAGCCCGCCACGGTGGACATTTCCGAGGGGGAGAGCATGCACATGCAGGTGCTGAAGACGAAAAAGCCTGTACGCGGCGTGCCCATGAAGCTGGGACCAAAGCGCAAGGATGTCGTGGTGAACGTAGCGCCGGTCATGGTGGATGGCGAGCTGAAAGGGAGCGTCGGCGTCATTCACGACGTGTCCGAATTCAAGCGGCTGACCGAAGAGCTGGAAAAAGCGCACCGCATTATTCGTACGCTGGAGGCGAAATATAGCTTTGCAGACATTATCGGGTACAGCGAGCCGATGCGAGCGGCCATCGAACAGGCCAAGAAAGCCGCGCTGACCCCGGCTACGGTGCTCTTGAGAGGCGAATCAGGCACGGGGAAGGAGCTCTTCGCCCATGCCATTCACAACGCGAGTGAACGCAAGTACAAACAGTTCATTCGCGTCAATTGCGCCGCGATTTCCGAAAGCCTCTTAGAGAGCGAACTGTTCGGCTACGAAGAAGGGGCATTTACAGGCGCACGCAGGGGCGGCAAACGCGGCCTTTTTGAGGAAGCGAGCGGCGGCACCATTTTTTTGGACGAGATCGGCGAATTGTCGATGAGCATGCAGGTGATGCTGCTGCGCGTGCTGCAGGAACGGGAAGTCGTCCGCGTCGGCGGCACCAAGCCGATTCCCATCGATGTGCGCATCATTACGGCGACGCATGTCAATCTGGAAACGGCGATCAGTGCAGGCAAGTTTCGGGAGGACCTGTACTATCGGCTGCACGTGGTGCCGATTCACATTCCTCCGCTGAGGCAGCGTCTGGAGGATATCAAGCCGCTGGCGATGCACCTGGTGCGCAAGAACAACCTGGAATACGGCCGCAATGTCGAGGAGATCGATGACGAAACTCTTCAGCTGCTGCTCTCGTACCATTGGCCGGGAAACGTGCGCGAACTGGAAAACGTGTTGGGGCGAGCCATGATCCACATGCGGATCAACGAGCGCATCATCTTGCCGGAGCACCTGCCCCCTTTGGAGCGCAGGCTGACGTCCGCCAGTTCCGAAATCCGCTCAACCGCGAGTGCCACGGGCAAGACCTTGAAGGAAGCGGTGGAGGAAGCAGAACGCGAGCACATCCTGCGTGAGCTGGCAGCGGCAGGCGGCAACCGGACCTTGGCTGCCAAACGGCTGGATATTTCCATCCGCAGCCTGTACTACAAGCTGGAAAAGCTGGGGATCAGCGAAGAGGAAGCGTGA
- a CDS encoding copper transporter, translating into MIPFRYHLLSLAAVFFALGVGILLGGTAGHSWFAWGEREVLAKMEAKYDRAVKSNNELRQQMNRLLLEVERSEEEVTHLMAMRYSPDLSGNKVFVWHEPGMRLTSVTRLLESTGVDVQSYREGEALGNGLLLVFAHEEPQWLGGMQQPSRVLKFAQVPDSPAKQWALLENVQKKLSEMRVEREKS; encoded by the coding sequence ATGATTCCATTTCGTTATCACCTGCTGTCGTTAGCGGCCGTCTTTTTTGCTTTGGGGGTCGGCATCCTTCTCGGAGGAACCGCCGGGCATTCCTGGTTTGCTTGGGGGGAACGGGAAGTCTTGGCGAAAATGGAGGCCAAATACGATCGAGCGGTCAAGAGCAACAATGAGCTCAGACAGCAGATGAATCGCCTCCTCCTCGAGGTGGAACGGAGCGAGGAAGAGGTCACCCATCTGATGGCGATGCGCTACTCTCCCGACCTTTCCGGAAACAAAGTTTTTGTTTGGCACGAGCCGGGCATGAGGCTGACATCCGTCACGCGGCTCCTCGAGTCGACAGGGGTCGACGTCCAATCCTATCGGGAAGGGGAGGCGCTGGGGAATGGACTGCTTTTGGTCTTTGCTCACGAAGAGCCGCAGTGGCTGGGAGGGATGCAGCAGCCATCGAGAGTGCTGAAGTTCGCCCAAGTACCGGATTCGCCTGCAAAGCAGTGGGCTCTCTTGGAGAACGTGCAAAAAAAGCTGAGCGAAATGAGGGTGGAACGTGAAAAAAGTTAG
- a CDS encoding glycosyltransferase family 2 protein: MKKVSVVIPAYNEVDAIGATLRAIRERFFCDELIVVDDGSRDGTGKVAKKWADVVISHPANRGKGTALQTGWQQARGDIVMFLDGDLRESAGEAAHLLSPVLHEECDMAVAVLPPPQAKAGMGLAKGLARHGIRMLTGFESRAPLSGQRAVRRDILQNVRKLDKGFGIEVGLTVDALRAGYRVMEVPVLFSHRETGNDWSGYCHRGKEFLAISRTLFHKWREGYAWKCNG; encoded by the coding sequence GTGAAAAAAGTTAGCGTGGTGATCCCGGCCTACAACGAAGTGGATGCGATCGGCGCCACGCTGCGCGCCATACGCGAGCGTTTTTTTTGTGATGAGCTGATCGTCGTTGACGACGGGAGCCGAGACGGAACCGGAAAAGTTGCGAAGAAATGGGCCGATGTCGTCATCTCGCACCCTGCGAATCGAGGAAAGGGAACAGCCTTGCAAACAGGCTGGCAGCAGGCACGCGGGGACATCGTGATGTTCCTGGACGGCGATCTGAGGGAGAGCGCAGGCGAGGCTGCCCATCTGCTTTCGCCGGTGCTGCACGAAGAGTGCGATATGGCAGTGGCGGTGCTGCCTCCTCCCCAAGCCAAAGCAGGGATGGGATTGGCGAAAGGACTCGCCCGTCACGGAATCCGCATGCTGACCGGTTTTGAAAGCCGTGCGCCCTTGTCCGGGCAGAGAGCGGTTCGCCGCGATATTTTGCAGAACGTGAGGAAGCTTGACAAAGGATTTGGCATCGAGGTCGGTCTGACGGTCGACGCTTTGCGGGCAGGGTACCGGGTGATGGAGGTGCCGGTGCTCTTTTCCCACCGCGAGACTGGCAATGACTGGTCCGGATACTGTCATCGCGGGAAGGAGTTTCTGGCCATCAGCCGGACGCTTTTTCACAAGTGGCGGGAGGGGTACGCATGGAAGTGCAATGGCTGA
- a CDS encoding Glu/Leu/Phe/Val dehydrogenase dimerization domain-containing protein — protein MNIFDYMQKYDYEQLVFCQDANSGLKAIICIHDTTLGPALGGTRMWPYKTEEEAIIDVLRLGRGMTYKNAAAGLNIGGGKAVIIGDPRKHKTEELFRAFGRYIQGLNGRYITAEDVGTTVADMDMIHLETDYVTGVSPAFGSSGNPSPVTAYGVYRGMKAAAKIAYGSDDLSGRVVAVQGVGNVAYNLCRHLHEEGAHLIVTDINEENVNRAVNDFGAKAVGVNEIFGVECDIFSPCALGAIINDDTIPLLKAKVIAGAANNQLKEDRHGDQIHSMGIVYAPDYVINAGGVINVADELQGYNRERALKKVETVYDNILRVFEIAERDGMASYQAADRMAEERIASVAKSRNTFLQNGKTVYHR, from the coding sequence TTGAACATCTTTGACTACATGCAAAAGTACGATTACGAACAACTGGTATTTTGTCAGGACGCTAATTCCGGATTGAAAGCGATCATTTGCATTCACGATACGACATTGGGTCCGGCACTCGGCGGTACGCGGATGTGGCCGTATAAAACAGAAGAAGAAGCGATCATCGACGTCCTGCGTCTGGGACGCGGCATGACCTACAAAAACGCGGCTGCCGGCTTGAACATCGGCGGCGGGAAAGCCGTCATCATCGGCGATCCGCGCAAACATAAAACGGAAGAGCTGTTCCGAGCGTTCGGCCGTTACATCCAGGGCTTGAATGGCCGTTACATCACAGCGGAAGACGTAGGAACAACCGTTGCCGACATGGATATGATCCACCTCGAAACCGACTACGTGACGGGCGTATCCCCGGCGTTTGGCTCGAGCGGCAATCCATCCCCTGTCACTGCTTATGGCGTTTATCGCGGGATGAAAGCAGCAGCCAAGATCGCATACGGCAGCGACGATTTGTCCGGCCGTGTCGTAGCTGTTCAAGGAGTAGGGAATGTAGCATACAACCTCTGCCGCCATCTGCATGAAGAAGGGGCGCACTTGATCGTCACGGACATCAACGAGGAGAACGTAAACCGTGCCGTGAACGATTTCGGAGCGAAAGCGGTCGGCGTCAATGAAATTTTCGGCGTCGAGTGCGACATTTTCTCTCCGTGCGCGCTGGGTGCGATCATCAACGATGACACGATTCCGCTGCTGAAAGCGAAAGTCATCGCCGGAGCTGCGAACAATCAGCTGAAAGAAGATAGACATGGCGATCAGATCCATAGCATGGGCATCGTCTACGCACCGGATTACGTCATCAATGCCGGTGGCGTCATCAACGTAGCCGACGAGCTGCAGGGCTACAATCGCGAGCGCGCACTGAAAAAGGTGGAGACGGTGTACGACAACATCCTGCGCGTATTCGAAATTGCAGAACGCGATGGAATGGCTTCTTACCAAGCGGCGGATCGCATGGCGGAAGAACGGATTGCCAGCGTCGCCAAATCGCGTAATACTTTTCTGCAAAACGGCAAGACTGTTTACCATCGCTAA
- a CDS encoding alpha-ketoacid dehydrogenase subunit beta yields MAVISFIDAITMAMREEMRRDSNVFVLGEDVGVRGGVFRATVGLIEEFGEERVIDTPLAESAIVGVGIGAAAYGMRPIAEIQFADFIMPAVNQIVSEAAKMRYRSNNDWNCPITIRAPFGGGVHGALYHSQSVEAMFTNIPGLKVVAPSTPYDAKGLLKAAIRDDDPVLFFEHKRCYRLIKGEVPEHDYVLPIGKADVKREGTDITVISYGLALHFCLQAAEKLAQEGISAHVLDLRTLYPLDKEAIAEAASKTGKVLIVHEDNKEGGVGGEVAAIIAEQCLFELDAPIKRLCGPDVPAMPYSPPMEKYFMLNPDKVLEAMRELAHF; encoded by the coding sequence ATGGCAGTCATCTCGTTTATTGATGCGATCACGATGGCGATGCGCGAAGAAATGCGTCGCGATTCGAATGTATTTGTCCTCGGAGAAGACGTCGGTGTGCGCGGCGGTGTATTCCGGGCCACCGTAGGTTTGATCGAAGAGTTCGGAGAGGAACGGGTCATCGACACGCCGCTGGCTGAATCGGCCATCGTCGGGGTCGGGATTGGCGCTGCTGCTTACGGCATGCGTCCGATCGCCGAGATCCAGTTCGCCGACTTTATCATGCCGGCAGTCAACCAGATCGTCAGTGAGGCGGCGAAAATGCGCTACCGCTCCAACAACGACTGGAATTGCCCGATTACGATCCGGGCGCCGTTTGGCGGCGGAGTGCACGGCGCGCTTTACCACTCGCAATCGGTGGAGGCCATGTTTACCAACATTCCTGGCTTGAAGGTCGTGGCTCCTTCTACGCCGTACGATGCGAAAGGCCTGCTCAAGGCGGCGATCCGTGATGACGATCCGGTCCTGTTTTTTGAACACAAGCGCTGCTATCGCCTGATCAAAGGCGAAGTGCCTGAGCACGATTACGTGCTGCCGATCGGCAAGGCGGACGTCAAGCGGGAAGGGACAGACATTACCGTCATTTCGTACGGATTGGCCCTGCATTTTTGTCTCCAGGCGGCCGAAAAGCTGGCGCAGGAAGGGATCAGTGCCCATGTCCTCGATTTGCGGACACTTTATCCGCTGGACAAAGAGGCGATCGCGGAGGCTGCTTCCAAGACAGGCAAAGTCTTGATCGTACACGAAGACAACAAGGAAGGCGGCGTCGGAGGCGAAGTGGCGGCAATTATCGCCGAGCAGTGCCTGTTTGAGCTGGATGCCCCGATCAAACGACTGTGTGGTCCTGATGTTCCGGCTATGCCGTACAGCCCGCCGATGGAAAAATACTTTATGCTGAACCCGGATAAAGTGCTGGAAGCAATGCGGGAGTTGGCTCACTTTTAA
- a CDS encoding thiamine pyrophosphate-dependent dehydrogenase E1 component subunit alpha, with product MTTKRHEQVGLTDAQVLDMYYYMLLARKIDERQWLLNRAGKVPFVISCQGQEAAQVGAAFALETGKDYLCPYYRDLGLVLVFGQTARDCMLSAFAKAEDPNSGGRQMPGHFGGKKYNILTGSSPVTTQVPHAVGMALAGRMQQKDFVVYTSFGEGSSNQGDFHEGANFAGVHKLPVIFFCENNKYAISVPLKKQLACESVADRAIGYGFPGVSVDGNDPIEVYRVMKEAVERARRGDGPTLIEAVMYRLVPHSSDDDDRVYRTREEVEEAKKKDPLIVFAAYLREVGLLDENTEQDMLARVQLEVDEATEYAENAPYPAPESTLTHVYGK from the coding sequence ATGACAACCAAGCGGCACGAACAAGTTGGTTTGACGGACGCGCAAGTCCTTGACATGTACTATTACATGCTGTTGGCGCGGAAGATCGACGAGCGTCAATGGCTGTTGAACCGGGCGGGCAAAGTTCCGTTCGTAATTTCTTGCCAAGGCCAGGAAGCTGCCCAGGTCGGTGCGGCTTTCGCTTTGGAGACGGGGAAAGACTACCTGTGCCCCTACTACCGCGACCTCGGACTGGTGCTCGTGTTTGGACAGACAGCCCGCGACTGCATGCTGTCGGCGTTCGCGAAAGCGGAGGATCCGAACAGTGGCGGACGCCAAATGCCGGGTCACTTTGGCGGCAAAAAATACAACATTTTGACCGGGTCCAGTCCAGTGACGACCCAGGTGCCGCACGCAGTCGGCATGGCGTTGGCCGGAAGAATGCAGCAAAAGGATTTCGTCGTGTACACCTCGTTCGGCGAAGGGTCCAGCAACCAGGGGGATTTCCACGAAGGGGCCAACTTTGCAGGGGTACACAAGCTCCCGGTCATCTTTTTCTGTGAGAACAACAAATACGCGATCTCGGTGCCGCTGAAAAAGCAGCTGGCATGCGAGAGCGTGGCTGACCGTGCGATCGGATACGGCTTCCCCGGCGTAAGCGTGGACGGGAATGACCCGATCGAGGTATACCGTGTCATGAAAGAAGCGGTAGAACGTGCCCGCAGAGGCGACGGACCTACCTTGATCGAAGCGGTCATGTACCGTCTCGTTCCGCACTCCAGTGACGACGATGATCGGGTATACCGGACCCGCGAGGAAGTCGAGGAAGCGAAGAAAAAAGATCCGCTGATCGTATTCGCCGCGTACTTGCGGGAAGTCGGCCTGCTGGATGAAAACACCGAGCAAGATATGCTGGCCCGCGTGCAGCTGGAAGTGGACGAGGCGACGGAGTACGCAGAAAATGCGCCGTATCCGGCGCCGGAATCGACACTGACACACGTATACGGGAAATAA
- a CDS encoding dihydrolipoamide acetyltransferase family protein — protein MATKVLMPQLGESVTEGTISKWLVKVGDTVKKYDPLAEVTTDKVNAEVPSTVSGTVTEIVVPEGETVAIGTLILYIEESGAAGETVAAAPAQTPPATEAVAAAATQQAAPQAGAPVSRAVEPHATKQRYSPAVMALSQEHGIDLSRVTGTGAGGRVTRKDVQAIIDAGGQKPQQEQSEISRAGQEATAAPAPQVPASSAPSAPAAPAANVDIPVASGDEIIAVTPIRRTIASRMVQSKHDAPHAWTMVEVDVTNLVNFRNQAKAEFARKEGLNLTFLPFFIKAVVEALKEYPMINSTWAGDKIIVKKNINISIAVATEDALYVPVIKDADQKSILGIAKAVDDLATRTRAGKLTMDDMTGGTFTVNNTGSFGSIQSQPIINSPQAAILSVESIVKRPVVINDMIAIRSMVNLCMSLDHRVLDGLICGRFLQSVKQKVESIGPDTKLY, from the coding sequence ATGGCAACAAAAGTGCTAATGCCCCAGCTCGGAGAGAGCGTAACCGAGGGCACGATCAGCAAATGGCTGGTCAAAGTAGGGGATACGGTCAAAAAGTACGATCCGCTGGCGGAAGTGACCACGGACAAAGTCAACGCCGAAGTGCCTTCGACCGTATCGGGAACAGTGACTGAAATCGTCGTGCCGGAGGGTGAAACCGTCGCGATCGGCACGCTGATTCTCTATATCGAAGAGAGCGGTGCGGCTGGCGAAACCGTCGCGGCCGCCCCTGCCCAGACGCCGCCGGCAACTGAGGCGGTAGCGGCAGCAGCTACCCAGCAGGCCGCACCACAGGCAGGTGCGCCCGTCTCGAGGGCTGTGGAGCCACATGCAACGAAGCAGCGGTATTCACCTGCAGTCATGGCGCTCTCCCAAGAGCACGGGATCGATCTGTCCCGCGTGACGGGAACAGGCGCAGGCGGACGGGTGACGCGGAAGGACGTACAGGCGATTATCGACGCAGGAGGGCAAAAGCCTCAGCAAGAACAATCAGAGATCAGCCGAGCAGGGCAAGAGGCTACCGCAGCACCTGCTCCGCAAGTTCCCGCCAGCAGCGCGCCATCCGCGCCAGCAGCACCGGCAGCGAATGTGGACATTCCGGTTGCGAGCGGCGACGAGATTATAGCGGTGACACCGATTCGCCGGACGATCGCCAGCCGGATGGTGCAAAGCAAGCACGATGCCCCGCACGCCTGGACGATGGTAGAGGTAGACGTCACCAACCTCGTCAACTTCCGCAATCAGGCCAAGGCGGAATTCGCCAGGAAAGAAGGGCTCAACCTCACTTTCTTGCCGTTCTTCATCAAGGCCGTCGTTGAAGCGTTGAAAGAGTACCCGATGATCAATTCGACCTGGGCGGGTGACAAAATCATCGTCAAGAAAAACATCAACATCTCGATCGCTGTGGCGACGGAGGATGCTCTCTACGTACCGGTGATCAAGGACGCCGATCAAAAATCCATTCTCGGCATTGCCAAGGCTGTAGACGATCTGGCCACGCGCACCCGCGCTGGCAAGCTTACGATGGACGACATGACCGGTGGGACCTTTACGGTCAACAATACGGGTTCGTTCGGCTCGATCCAGTCCCAGCCGATTATCAATTCACCGCAAGCGGCGATTCTCAGTGTGGAATCGATCGTGAAGCGTCCTGTGGTGATCAACGACATGATCGCCATTCGCTCCATGGTGAATCTGTGCATGTCGCTTGACCATCGCGTGCTCGACGGGCTCATCTGCGGGCGCTTCCTGCAGAGCGTCAAGCAAAAGGTGGAGAGCATCGGACCAGACACCAAGCTTTATTAA